A single region of the Gracilibacillus caseinilyticus genome encodes:
- a CDS encoding HPr family phosphocarrier protein, with protein MLEKEIVIGVEPGLQARPAAQFVQKANSFTSEIFIEKENRQINAKSIMGLMSLALSKGSSIKIITDGSDEEEALAELSTFAEGIN; from the coding sequence ATGTTAGAGAAAGAAATTGTTATTGGTGTAGAACCGGGTTTACAAGCAAGACCAGCAGCTCAATTTGTTCAGAAAGCAAACAGCTTCACGTCTGAAATTTTCATCGAGAAGGAAAACAGGCAGATTAATGCAAAAAGTATTATGGGTTTAATGAGTTTAGCGTTATCAAAAGGCAGCAGTATTAAAATTATTACTGATGGAAGTGATGAGGAAGAAGCACTTGCGGAATTATCGACATTTGCTGAAGGAATTAATTAA
- the whiA gene encoding DNA-binding protein WhiA, whose product MSFAADIKKELTKIESDDCCQQAELAALIRMNGAISLSRNAYSLDVQTENAAIARRIYTLIKSIYDIPVELLVRKKMKLKKNNVYIVRMNEGVKEMLHDLEILVEPLQFIRTISSKYTEKQCCRRSYLRGAFLAGGSVNNPETSSYHLEIYNFHEEHNQSLCDLLNEYNLHARILERKKGFITYIKEAEKITELLNYMGAHQALFKFEDVRIVRDMRNSVNRLVNCETANLNKTIGAAFRQMENIRFIDKTVGLEALPDKLQEIARLRMEHQDVSLKELGEMVSGGKISKSGINHRLKKIDQFADQLRNEEVSSQ is encoded by the coding sequence TTGTCTTTTGCAGCAGATATAAAAAAAGAATTAACAAAGATAGAAAGTGATGATTGCTGCCAACAAGCGGAATTAGCAGCACTGATACGGATGAACGGAGCCATTTCGTTGTCAAGAAATGCCTATTCATTAGACGTTCAAACAGAGAATGCTGCCATTGCGCGCCGGATTTACACGCTGATTAAATCCATTTATGATATACCAGTAGAGTTACTTGTGCGTAAGAAAATGAAATTGAAGAAAAACAACGTCTATATCGTGCGAATGAATGAAGGAGTCAAGGAGATGCTCCATGATCTCGAAATATTAGTAGAGCCATTACAATTTATTCGAACTATTTCTTCGAAGTATACGGAGAAGCAATGTTGCAGACGATCGTATTTACGTGGCGCCTTTTTAGCTGGCGGCTCTGTGAATAACCCAGAAACTTCTTCCTATCATTTAGAAATATATAATTTTCATGAAGAGCACAATCAATCATTATGTGATTTATTGAATGAATATAACTTACATGCACGTATTTTAGAACGGAAAAAAGGTTTTATCACGTATATTAAAGAAGCCGAAAAAATTACCGAGCTGTTGAATTACATGGGTGCACATCAAGCTTTGTTTAAATTTGAAGATGTGAGAATCGTGCGTGATATGCGTAATTCTGTAAATCGACTGGTCAATTGTGAAACGGCTAATTTGAATAAAACAATTGGTGCTGCTTTTCGACAGATGGAGAATATCCGATTTATTGATAAGACAGTCGGGTTAGAGGCATTGCCTGACAAATTACAAGAAATTGCCCGTTTACGGATGGAGCATCAGGATGTGTCACTTAAAGAATTAGGTGAAATGGTGTCTGGCGGGAAGATAAGTAAGTCGGGTATTAACCATCGTTTGAAAAAAATCGATCAATTTGCTGACCAGTTAAGAAATGAGGAAGTATCGAGTCAGTAG
- a CDS encoding gluconeogenesis factor YvcK family protein has protein sequence MTSKTPKKIVVIGGGTGMPVILRGLKQQPIELSAIVTVADDGGSSGRLRTEMEMPAPGDIRNVIAALSDVEPMLMDLFQHRFTKGNGLSGHSMGNLLLAAMTSVTGDFYNGIKEISRVLNVKGNIYPIANQNMFLHAEYEDGEVVVGESNIPKANKRIKRVFLKPNPVLPLPEAVTAIHDADLVVIAPGSLYTSTLPNLIVPQIGEALRATKAKVVYVCNVMTQAGETNHYTASDHVKAITEHIGDDCIQAVIVHNQTIAKDVQMVYAEENAEPVKYDLDRLRDMGLEIIEADIVKELNHSLRHDTDKVANVLCSLT, from the coding sequence ATGACATCAAAGACTCCAAAAAAAATCGTCGTCATTGGTGGCGGTACAGGAATGCCGGTTATCTTACGTGGTTTAAAACAACAACCCATCGAGTTGTCGGCAATTGTAACTGTTGCAGATGATGGTGGCAGTTCCGGGCGACTACGCACAGAAATGGAAATGCCTGCCCCAGGAGATATCCGGAATGTCATTGCAGCACTATCTGATGTTGAACCAATGTTAATGGATTTATTTCAGCATCGTTTTACGAAAGGTAATGGTCTTTCCGGTCATTCGATGGGTAATCTGCTATTAGCTGCTATGACTTCTGTGACAGGCGATTTCTATAACGGAATAAAAGAAATATCGAGAGTATTAAACGTCAAAGGAAATATTTATCCGATTGCGAATCAGAATATGTTCTTGCATGCGGAATATGAAGATGGTGAAGTAGTAGTAGGGGAATCGAATATTCCTAAAGCGAATAAACGGATTAAACGAGTATTTTTAAAGCCAAACCCTGTGTTGCCTTTACCAGAAGCAGTAACCGCGATTCATGACGCTGATTTAGTCGTGATAGCACCTGGCAGTTTATATACTAGTACGCTGCCTAATTTAATCGTACCTCAGATTGGAGAAGCATTACGTGCGACCAAGGCGAAAGTGGTGTACGTCTGTAATGTGATGACTCAGGCTGGTGAAACAAATCATTATACGGCATCTGACCATGTTAAAGCAATTACCGAACATATAGGGGATGACTGTATTCAGGCGGTTATTGTGCACAATCAGACGATCGCGAAGGATGTACAAATGGTTTATGCAGAAGAGAATGCAGAACCGGTTAAATACGACCTGGACAGGTTGCGTGATATGGGGCTCGAGATTATCGAAGCGGATATTGTCAAAGAATTAAATCATTCCTTGCGGCATGACACGGATAAAGTAGCTAATGTGCTTTGTTCCTTAACATAA
- the rapZ gene encoding RNase adapter RapZ: protein MGRQTDEIKLVIITGMSGAGKTVAVQSFEDLGYYCVDNLPPALLPKFLELMKDATNTIQKVALVMDLRGREFFDTLFEALDALGQEKWLEEHILFLDASDHVLVSRYKETRRSHPLAQDGLPLEGIHAERKILDELRGRAQHFIDTSQLKPKELREEIVQRYSKKDQEIFSVHTLSFGFKYGLPIDADLVFDVRFLPNPHYVEQMRPLTGLSSEVSSYVFKWSDTQKFIEKMIDLLEFMLPQYKREGKTQLVIAIGCTGGQHRSVAIAEHLAKYFQKNYVTHVSHRDIEKRKG, encoded by the coding sequence ATGGGGAGACAAACGGATGAAATTAAATTAGTCATTATTACAGGTATGTCAGGAGCAGGAAAGACAGTAGCTGTTCAAAGCTTTGAAGATTTGGGCTATTACTGTGTCGATAACTTGCCGCCAGCCCTTTTGCCAAAATTTCTGGAATTAATGAAGGATGCCACCAATACGATTCAAAAGGTAGCACTTGTCATGGATTTACGAGGAAGAGAATTTTTTGATACTCTTTTTGAAGCACTGGATGCCCTGGGTCAGGAAAAATGGCTGGAAGAACATATCCTTTTCCTGGATGCCAGTGATCACGTCTTAGTTTCACGATATAAAGAAACGCGACGTTCACATCCATTGGCACAAGATGGATTACCATTAGAAGGGATTCATGCGGAAAGAAAAATACTGGATGAATTAAGAGGGCGTGCACAGCATTTTATCGATACTTCTCAATTGAAACCAAAGGAATTACGTGAAGAAATAGTGCAGCGATATAGTAAAAAAGACCAGGAGATTTTCTCAGTTCACACACTTTCCTTCGGTTTTAAATATGGTTTGCCAATTGACGCAGATCTTGTCTTTGATGTTCGTTTCTTACCTAATCCACATTATGTCGAACAGATGCGTCCGCTGACAGGACTAAGTTCAGAAGTTTCATCATATGTTTTTAAATGGTCGGATACACAGAAATTTATCGAAAAGATGATTGACCTGTTAGAATTTATGCTGCCTCAGTATAAACGTGAGGGTAAGACACAATTGGTCATTGCGATTGGCTGTACTGGTGGTCAACATCGGTCGGTAGCGATAGCGGAACATTTAGCAAAGTATTTCCAAAAAAATTATGTCACACATGTTAGTCATCGTGATATAGAGAAACGAAAGGGTTAA
- the trxB gene encoding thioredoxin-disulfide reductase: MTEEKIYDVIIAGAGPAGLTAAVYTSRANLDTLMLERGIPGGQMANTEDVENYPGYDHILGPDLSNKMFDHAKKFGAAYAYGDIKEVIDHGDYKTINAGSKEYKTKALIITTGAQYKKLGVPGEEELGGRGVSYCAVCDGAFFKEKELVVVGGGDSAVEEGVYLTRFASKVTIVHRRNELRAQKILQDRAFNNDKIDFIWDTIVKSINEKDGKVGSVTLYNKETGQEYDHNIDGTFIYIGMVPLSEPFKSLGVTNEEGYIPTNEKMETSVQGVFAAGDIREKELRQIVTATGDGSIAAQAAQSYIENLEEKVNAPS; this comes from the coding sequence ATGACAGAAGAAAAGATTTATGACGTTATAATTGCAGGTGCTGGGCCAGCTGGTTTAACGGCAGCTGTCTACACATCACGTGCAAATTTAGATACATTAATGCTGGAAAGAGGTATTCCTGGTGGACAAATGGCCAACACCGAGGATGTGGAAAACTATCCAGGATATGACCATATATTAGGACCTGATTTATCAAATAAAATGTTTGATCACGCGAAAAAATTCGGAGCAGCATATGCTTATGGAGATATTAAAGAAGTGATTGATCATGGCGATTATAAAACAATTAATGCTGGCTCTAAAGAATACAAAACAAAAGCATTAATCATCACTACCGGTGCACAATACAAAAAATTAGGCGTACCTGGCGAAGAAGAGCTCGGTGGACGTGGTGTCTCTTACTGCGCTGTTTGTGACGGTGCTTTCTTTAAAGAGAAAGAATTGGTCGTAGTCGGTGGCGGTGACTCTGCTGTCGAAGAAGGTGTCTATCTAACGAGATTTGCTAGCAAAGTCACCATTGTACACCGTCGTAATGAGCTTCGTGCCCAAAAGATTTTACAGGATCGTGCCTTTAACAATGACAAAATCGATTTCATCTGGGATACGATCGTCAAGTCTATCAATGAAAAAGACGGGAAAGTTGGAAGTGTTACATTATACAATAAAGAAACTGGCCAAGAGTATGACCATAACATTGATGGTACCTTTATTTATATCGGTATGGTTCCATTAAGTGAACCATTCAAATCATTAGGCGTTACTAATGAAGAAGGATATATTCCAACAAATGAAAAAATGGAAACAAGTGTGCAAGGTGTATTTGCTGCTGGGGATATTCGTGAGAAAGAACTTCGTCAAATCGTAACTGCTACTGGTGACGGAAGCATTGCAGCGCAAGCCGCACAGTCTTATATTGAAAACTTAGAGGAAAAGGTCAACGCACCAAGCTAG
- a CDS encoding tetratricopeptide repeat protein, translated as MSKSHSIEGNIIPFIPEGDFYFSKGIEAYQKQKFDLSLKWFQKAMEEKPDNPLYQCQTSIVYTEIGSYHLANQLLTRVLAKQGEEYIDCYYLIANNYAHLGLLQDAIKYAELYLEKATDGEFREEAATLLEMLDFDDEEEDDNDWTLDEEDDLLMYQETAFYHLEREEWEEAIAVLEEMIALFPEFSQARHEYHYALFFIGERKEAIEMEEKYLQDHPDALFSLMNLAIFYGLEQNNEKSNYYTNMLENIYPIHEQQKLRIAVTFTQIGLYDKALPRFKMLHKSKLKGHPSYYRWYSTCQYYLGMKEEAEQLWREGCKHFQILAEQAPPWK; from the coding sequence GTGTCAAAATCACATTCAATAGAGGGGAACATCATACCTTTCATACCAGAAGGGGATTTTTATTTCTCAAAAGGTATTGAAGCATACCAAAAGCAAAAATTTGACCTCTCCTTAAAATGGTTTCAAAAAGCAATGGAAGAAAAACCGGACAATCCGTTATATCAATGTCAGACATCGATCGTTTATACGGAAATTGGTTCCTACCATCTGGCAAACCAGTTATTAACAAGGGTATTAGCCAAGCAAGGTGAAGAATATATTGATTGTTATTATTTAATTGCGAATAATTACGCGCATTTAGGGCTTTTACAAGATGCGATCAAATATGCAGAACTTTATTTAGAAAAAGCAACTGACGGTGAATTCCGTGAAGAAGCTGCGACATTATTGGAGATGTTAGATTTCGATGATGAAGAAGAGGACGATAATGATTGGACATTGGACGAAGAAGACGATCTTCTCATGTACCAGGAAACGGCCTTTTATCATCTCGAGCGTGAAGAGTGGGAAGAAGCGATTGCTGTTTTAGAAGAAATGATCGCTTTGTTTCCAGAGTTTTCACAAGCAAGACATGAATATCATTATGCACTGTTTTTTATCGGAGAACGGAAAGAAGCCATCGAAATGGAAGAGAAATATTTGCAAGATCATCCAGATGCATTGTTTAGTTTGATGAACTTGGCCATTTTCTATGGACTGGAACAAAATAATGAAAAAAGTAACTATTACACGAATATGCTGGAGAATATTTATCCAATCCATGAACAGCAAAAATTACGAATTGCCGTTACCTTCACTCAAATTGGATTATATGATAAAGCACTTCCTCGATTTAAAATGTTGCATAAATCGAAATTAAAAGGCCATCCTTCCTACTATAGATGGTATAGTACTTGTCAGTATTATTTAGGAATGAAAGAAGAAGCGGAACAATTATGGCGCGAAGGTTGTAAACATTTTCAGATTCTTGCCGAGCAGGCCCCTCCGTGGAAATAG
- a CDS encoding ketopantoate reductase family protein, with product MNIAIIGAGALGSYFGVRWLRAGANVQFIVREKRAKQLHEQGLALHSVKGDDQIQSPSIITNPKDAVEADVIVIAVKGYHLDAVIHTLKALAGPNTFLLPIMNGVAHYQTLADHFGENKVLGGLANIIATLDEHGHVKHTSEIHEVWFGALHHSQQQICEQLAELSQKANMRATYSEKISTDIWYKYMFITAFSGITTVSELEIGPILKHQATRDVLDKLFQEMQQIANAEKVDLTERRIEKAWSTIQQLPEHATSSMHQDYRKGLPLELEHLHGAAIAIAKKHQLEVPVIQTIYGIIKAKS from the coding sequence ATGAATATTGCCATAATCGGCGCTGGCGCATTGGGCAGTTATTTCGGTGTCCGCTGGCTACGGGCAGGTGCTAATGTCCAGTTTATCGTACGCGAAAAGAGAGCAAAGCAATTACACGAGCAGGGGCTTGCGTTACATAGTGTTAAAGGTGATGATCAGATCCAATCACCTTCTATTATTACCAATCCGAAAGATGCAGTCGAAGCCGATGTTATTGTGATTGCTGTTAAAGGATATCATCTCGATGCTGTGATCCACACATTGAAGGCCTTAGCAGGACCTAACACTTTCTTATTACCAATCATGAATGGTGTTGCACATTATCAGACATTAGCAGACCATTTCGGAGAAAATAAAGTACTAGGTGGTTTAGCTAACATCATAGCTACTCTGGACGAACATGGCCATGTGAAACATACAAGCGAGATTCACGAAGTCTGGTTCGGCGCCTTACATCATAGTCAACAACAGATCTGTGAACAACTGGCAGAACTTTCTCAGAAAGCAAATATGCGTGCAACATACAGCGAAAAAATTTCAACAGACATCTGGTATAAGTATATGTTTATTACTGCTTTTTCGGGAATTACCACCGTAAGCGAGTTGGAAATCGGACCAATTCTCAAGCATCAGGCAACGAGAGATGTACTGGACAAGCTGTTTCAAGAAATGCAACAAATTGCAAATGCTGAGAAGGTCGATTTAACAGAGCGAAGAATCGAGAAAGCCTGGTCAACCATTCAACAACTTCCTGAACATGCAACTTCGTCTATGCATCAGGATTATCGTAAAGGATTGCCGCTCGAGTTAGAACATTTACACGGTGCTGCGATCGCCATCGCGAAGAAACATCAACTGGAAGTACCTGTTATTCAAACTATTTATGGTATTATCAAAGCAAAAAGCTGA
- a CDS encoding acyltransferase, protein MRKTERYRVHGPNSLWHVYQTVPFWKVIRNFVVIQLARYTPLLQVKNSLYRTFLNMKVGNQTAFGLMVMLDIFFPEKIKIGTNSVIGYNTTILAHEYLIKEYRIGDVTIGDEVMIGANCTILPGVTIGDGAVVAAGTVVYKDVEAGTFVAGNPMRLVYDREQMQERELNDPLMAKADE, encoded by the coding sequence ATGCGGAAGACTGAACGGTATCGTGTTCATGGCCCAAATAGTTTGTGGCATGTTTATCAGACCGTCCCATTTTGGAAGGTGATTCGAAATTTTGTTGTCATACAGCTTGCGAGGTATACACCTCTCTTGCAAGTGAAAAACAGCTTATACCGTACGTTTCTAAATATGAAAGTAGGCAACCAGACAGCTTTCGGCTTAATGGTTATGCTGGATATCTTTTTTCCTGAAAAAATTAAAATTGGTACGAATTCGGTAATCGGATATAATACGACGATTCTTGCGCACGAGTATCTAATTAAGGAATACCGGATTGGTGATGTTACGATAGGTGACGAGGTCATGATTGGTGCCAATTGTACGATCTTACCAGGGGTTACAATTGGCGATGGGGCAGTCGTGGCTGCTGGTACGGTTGTCTATAAGGATGTCGAAGCAGGCACATTTGTTGCAGGAAATCCAATGCGCTTAGTTTATGACAGAGAACAAATGCAAGAGCGCGAATTAAATGACCCTCTTATGGCAAAAGCTGATGAATAA
- the ppaX gene encoding pyrophosphatase PpaX translates to MKIETILFDLDGTLINTNELIIASFAHTIEKFGDRPYTREEILDFIGPPLVDSLKKVNADKVEELMATYREHNLANHDKYVEAYPTVVETIQKLKEAGFQLGIVTTKLNDTAKLGLKMTGMDQLFEVLIGLDDVENAKPHPEPILTAIDQLKANPMTTMMVGDNYHDIEAGHNAGVQTAGVAWTIKGRKILEAHDPDYMLEEMSDLLNIVGVE, encoded by the coding sequence ATGAAGATTGAAACGATTTTATTTGATTTAGATGGAACATTAATTAATACGAATGAATTAATTATTGCTTCTTTCGCTCATACGATTGAGAAATTCGGGGATCGTCCGTATACAAGAGAAGAGATTCTTGACTTTATCGGTCCGCCGTTGGTGGACAGTTTGAAAAAAGTAAATGCGGACAAAGTCGAAGAATTGATGGCGACTTATCGTGAGCATAACTTAGCAAACCACGATAAATATGTAGAAGCTTATCCGACGGTTGTGGAAACAATCCAAAAGCTGAAAGAAGCAGGGTTTCAGTTGGGTATTGTGACTACGAAGCTGAATGACACTGCGAAATTAGGCTTGAAGATGACCGGAATGGATCAATTATTTGAAGTATTAATTGGGTTGGATGATGTGGAGAATGCCAAGCCGCATCCAGAGCCAATCCTTACGGCAATTGACCAGCTGAAAGCAAATCCAATGACAACGATGATGGTGGGCGATAATTATCATGACATCGAAGCAGGTCACAATGCTGGAGTACAGACGGCAGGAGTAGCTTGGACAATCAAAGGCAGAAAAATATTAGAAGCACATGATCCAGACTATATGTTAGAAGAAATGAGCGATTTACTGAACATTGTTGGAGTGGAGTAA
- the lgt gene encoding prolipoprotein diacylglyceryl transferase, whose product MACEAPALDPIFLQLGPLSIYWYGVIIASGAFLGLWIATMEADRLGVKKDYIVDLVVFAIPIAIICARAYYVIFEWDRYVNDAWWKVFAVWEGGIAIHGALIGSVLTAIIFTRVKNLSFWQIADIAAPSIILGQAIGRWGNFMNQEAHGGPISEATYQNFHQYLPDFIMNQMCIEGTMYHPTFLYESVWNIAGFILLLILRKYPLRRGEMFLTYVIWYSIGRYFIEGMRTDSLYIVGELRTAQFISVLLIIGSLVIMFYRRKKGLADRTYQGKKITQHKK is encoded by the coding sequence TTGGCATGTGAAGCTCCTGCGCTTGATCCTATCTTTTTACAATTAGGGCCATTATCGATTTATTGGTATGGTGTTATCATCGCATCCGGCGCCTTTCTAGGCTTGTGGATTGCGACGATGGAAGCAGATAGATTAGGTGTGAAAAAGGACTATATTGTTGATTTAGTAGTATTTGCAATCCCGATTGCCATTATTTGTGCACGGGCATATTATGTTATTTTTGAATGGGATCGCTATGTAAATGATGCATGGTGGAAAGTTTTTGCCGTCTGGGAAGGTGGAATTGCGATTCACGGTGCATTAATTGGTTCCGTCTTAACTGCGATCATTTTTACACGAGTTAAAAACCTATCGTTCTGGCAAATCGCAGATATTGCAGCACCGAGTATTATCCTTGGGCAGGCTATTGGCCGATGGGGAAATTTCATGAATCAGGAAGCACATGGCGGTCCAATTTCCGAGGCTACATATCAGAATTTTCATCAATACTTACCAGATTTCATTATGAATCAGATGTGTATTGAAGGTACGATGTATCATCCTACTTTTTTATATGAATCCGTCTGGAACATTGCAGGATTTATCCTGTTATTAATCTTACGGAAATATCCGTTACGTCGCGGAGAAATGTTCTTAACCTACGTGATCTGGTATTCAATTGGCCGTTATTTCATCGAAGGAATGCGTACAGACAGCTTGTACATTGTTGGTGAATTGCGCACTGCACAATTTATTTCGGTACTATTAATAATTGGTTCACTGGTTATTATGTTCTATCGTCGTAAAAAAGGTTTAGCAGACCGAACGTATCAAGGTAAAAAAATCACACAACATAAGAAATAA
- the hprK gene encoding HPr(Ser) kinase/phosphatase, which translates to MAKVRTQDLLDRFKIELIAGKEGIHREIFMSEVSRPGIELTGYFKYYPKDRLQLLGKTELSYFSELTLEEKKDRSYRLCTDITPGIVVTRDMEVPEELVEACEDSGVPLMRSPYKTTRVISRITNFLEAKFAPFTAVHGVLVDIYGIGVLITGQSGVGKSETALELVKRGHRLVADDSVEIRQEDYDRLIGSSPPLIEHLLEIRGLGIINVMTLFGAGSVRSHKKISLVINLETWDQKKQYDRLGLEEETMKIIDVKIPKATLPVRPGRNLAVIIEVAAMNFRLKRMGVNAAEEFSQRLSKMIQNGGQEESEFETDIDMDY; encoded by the coding sequence ATGGCTAAAGTTCGTACGCAGGATTTGCTTGACCGCTTTAAAATCGAGCTGATTGCAGGGAAAGAAGGAATTCACAGAGAAATATTTATGAGTGAAGTCTCGCGTCCGGGTATAGAGTTAACTGGATATTTCAAATACTATCCGAAAGATCGTTTGCAGCTTTTGGGTAAAACAGAGCTATCATATTTTTCCGAATTAACCTTGGAAGAGAAAAAAGATCGTTCCTACCGTTTATGTACGGACATTACACCAGGAATTGTAGTGACGAGAGATATGGAAGTGCCAGAGGAATTAGTAGAGGCATGTGAAGATTCCGGCGTGCCATTAATGCGCTCACCGTACAAAACAACACGTGTTATTAGCAGAATTACTAATTTCCTAGAAGCGAAATTTGCTCCTTTCACTGCTGTGCATGGTGTGTTGGTAGATATTTATGGGATAGGTGTATTAATCACCGGTCAATCAGGTGTCGGTAAAAGTGAAACAGCACTGGAACTGGTGAAAAGAGGTCACCGCCTGGTAGCAGATGATAGTGTCGAAATTCGTCAGGAGGACTATGACCGCTTAATTGGTTCGTCCCCTCCATTAATCGAACATTTACTCGAGATTCGTGGATTAGGAATTATTAACGTGATGACTCTGTTTGGAGCGGGTTCTGTACGTTCTCACAAGAAAATTTCATTAGTCATTAATTTAGAAACATGGGATCAAAAGAAACAGTATGATCGATTAGGGCTTGAAGAGGAGACGATGAAAATCATCGACGTTAAAATTCCGAAAGCAACACTTCCTGTTCGACCTGGTCGTAACCTTGCTGTTATTATAGAAGTGGCTGCGATGAATTTCCGTTTGAAACGAATGGGTGTTAATGCAGCAGAAGAATTCTCACAACGATTGTCTAAAATGATCCAAAATGGTGGACAGGAAGAGTCTGAATTTGAAACAGATATTGATATGGATTATTAA
- a CDS encoding phage holin family protein, protein MRWILSLVFNALALMLIDYLFDSFTIDGFAIALLASVILAVLNAIVRPILVVLTLPITIVTLGLFLFVINAITLWFTQALLGDNFVIDGFAMALIAAILFSIMNFFINKIVKD, encoded by the coding sequence ATGCGTTGGATATTATCACTCGTATTCAACGCGCTGGCACTGATGTTAATTGATTATCTTTTTGATAGCTTTACGATTGACGGGTTTGCCATAGCTTTATTGGCAAGTGTGATACTGGCGGTTTTAAATGCGATTGTTAGACCGATTCTCGTCGTATTAACATTACCAATAACAATTGTTACACTAGGATTGTTCTTATTTGTCATCAACGCTATCACGCTATGGTTTACTCAAGCACTGCTAGGTGACAATTTCGTGATTGATGGCTTCGCCATGGCCCTAATCGCAGCCATTTTATTTTCAATCATGAATTTCTTTATCAACAAAATAGTGAAAGATTAA
- a CDS encoding PspC domain-containing protein: MEPRKLYRSESNSMLAGVLGGIAEITNLDATILRLIYIVLLIFTAGIPLTILYIAAALIIPKKSEQP, encoded by the coding sequence ATGGAACCACGTAAACTATATCGTTCTGAATCAAATAGTATGCTTGCCGGAGTCCTCGGTGGTATTGCAGAAATAACGAATTTAGATGCGACGATATTACGCTTAATTTATATCGTATTATTAATCTTTACAGCAGGTATCCCGCTAACGATTTTATATATAGCTGCTGCCCTGATTATTCCCAAAAAAAGTGAGCAGCCATAA
- the bshB2 gene encoding bacillithiol biosynthesis deacetylase BshB2 produces MSEHVVVIYPHPDDEAFGASGTITTFRQKGIPVTYFCGTLGEMGRNMGNPTFANRETLPEIRKEELIKACKVLDINLEMLGYRDKTLEFESTEEVAQHLYTYLEEIKPSLVITHYPGHAVHPDHDAFGAAAIRAVEMIPAQERPVVWAQAISRTHTIELGEPDVVNDVSDVFEKKFDTIQAHKSQADGMLATVKNQEEDIMAAAKQWLGMESFYTWKY; encoded by the coding sequence GTGTCAGAACACGTAGTTGTCATATATCCACATCCTGATGATGAGGCATTTGGTGCTTCCGGTACGATTACAACCTTCCGTCAAAAAGGAATTCCGGTTACGTACTTTTGTGGCACTCTAGGAGAAATGGGGCGAAACATGGGAAACCCTACCTTTGCCAATCGGGAAACATTACCAGAAATCCGTAAAGAAGAATTAATCAAAGCTTGTAAAGTGTTAGATATAAACCTTGAAATGTTAGGCTATCGCGATAAAACGTTGGAGTTTGAATCGACAGAAGAAGTAGCTCAACATTTATACACATATTTAGAAGAAATTAAACCATCGCTAGTCATTACCCATTATCCTGGTCACGCGGTTCATCCAGACCATGATGCGTTTGGTGCTGCCGCTATTCGAGCTGTTGAAATGATCCCGGCACAAGAACGACCTGTCGTATGGGCACAAGCGATCAGCCGAACGCATACTATAGAGCTAGGGGAGCCTGATGTGGTGAATGATGTATCGGATGTTTTTGAGAAAAAATTTGACACGATTCAGGCACACAAATCACAAGCAGATGGTATGCTAGCAACAGTGAAAAATCAAGAAGAAGATATCATGGCTGCAGCCAAACAATGGTTAGGCATGGAATCTTTCTATACTTGGAAATATTGA